From Methanotorris formicicus Mc-S-70:
CTCTTCTTTTTAACTCCTTATAAACTTCTCTTGGGACTTTTGGGCATTCTAATGCCTCCATTGCCTTTTCCCTACTCATTAAACCAAACCTCACCATTGCTGAAATTCTATCAAACTCAAAACTAAATCCATATTTTTTATAAAATCTTTCCAATGCAACACCCAGCACCAAACAGTTTGTTGTATAACCCCTTAAATTTGGATTTTTCCATGGGAGTTTTTTTAATATGTTGTACCTCTCCTCTTCCGTTAATCTATATGGTGCTAATAACCTAACCATTTTTATTCCTTCCTTCATTTCCCTAATCGCAGTGGTTCCAAATGGAAGTTCATGACCTGTTATAATAACATCAATGTCCATAAGTTTTGCAATTCTCCAAATTTCCCTCATATTCCACTCAGAGCATTTTCTACATGGAGATTCCCCTTTATTTATTGTTTCTTCAAATAATTTGGTGTAATCTCTCTGCAATACAACCCAATCAATCCCTAAATACCTTGTTATATTGTAGCAATTTTCTATTGCTTCTTTTGCAAGGTATTTGTTGTCTACTGTAACGCAGAGGGGATTTAATTTGAATTTTTCTTTAACCAAATACAATGCTACAACACTGTCCTTTCCCCCAGAGAGGGCAACAATGCAGTGGTATTTTTTATTTTTTCTGCTTTTGCTTAAAAATTCTTCAACTTCTTTTTTCATTTTTTCAAAATCTCTTGGATATTTTAGGGTTATTATGCATTCTTTGCATAACTTTTTTCCTTCGTAATCGTATATCTTTCTTGTTTTGCTTGTATGGAGACACATTTCACACTTGACTTCTTCCATGCTATCACGTTTATTTTAAAATAAATCATCTAAATTATGAATTATTTGGATTTATTTTATCAAATAAAATGAAGGTTACCGAAAAATATTAAATAATCGATGATAAATAATAGGAAATATGAAGCAAGATAAAAATGACAAAATAGAGATAAAAAATAAAAGTTCTAAGAAACGGAACGGATATTGGAAATCTTACGACCTTAGGTATAAGAAATATGACTTAAAGACTACATATACATTTATTTTATCTATTATAAACAAATTGAATCCCCCTTCTAACGAAGGGAGGAAAGTTGTAGAGCTCCATCTCTACCTCATAATGAATATATGGTAGTTCTTAATATTAAAATTTATCTACAAACTAGTGAATTGTTTGAATACTTACTACAACACAATATCACCCCAATAGTCAAAACAAAAGAGTTTAAATGGAATTACAAAGTCAGTAAAAGTTAGAAAAACCATTAAAAATCTGTTTAACAAATAGTGCATAATATATTAACACTAATTAAAGTATTAATATTAAAACATATAATACCGAATAAATCTACCAATTCAATTATTCGACAACCTCGAATGTTCCGTTTAAGGAAACAGCCCAAATACTTCAGGATGCACTACTTTAGCATAATCCAACATAATCCCAGCAGGGTCTAAAACCTCCTTTTTGGAATTATCGTAAGGTAGTGCATAAAATCTACCATTTTTAAAAGCCTTAAAGTTAGCAAAATCAGGATTTAAACTAAGCAGTTGTTCTTTTGTTGTTATGTTTTTACCCATTGTATGCAGGATAACAACATCTGCATTCATAGCCCTTTCATAGAATGTTTCTTTGTCCATATAACTCCCACCAGTTCCAGGAATATCATTAAAGAAGTATTCGCCTTTAATCATGTTTATCCATTTTGATCTAAAATTCTGTGCTCCCCATACATAAGGGCCTTTTGTTGAAGACCAGTAGAAAAATGCAACTGTTGGATAATTAGTCACACCATAAACCTTTCTCAATATATTGTTTCTTGCTTTCCAGGCGTTTTGGAAATAGTTTTCAGTTTTATTATCTGATAGTGTGATTTAACACTATTAAAATTAAAACCAAAAAATAGAAATAGGTAGTACTTAAATCGGTTTTTCGTAACTCGCCTGTTATCACAAGATGAAAACATCGATTGGGTGAAATACTAAGTATTTCACTGCTCGCTTGCTCCGCAAGCGAAGAGATAAATCGATTTTAGAAATCGAAGGAAACTATCTAACGTCTGAAAAGAGCAATATTGGATTCGTTAGATTTATGGCAATAGTATCAAACTGCATAGAATATTTGAGATACAAATATGGACTATCGTTTTATGAAGTGGTTAAAGAGATTTGTGGATTTTAGTGTTCCAACTAGTGCAATACCTTATCTCTTTGCATTGGCATTTTTTCCAACATTTTTGGCATATTTAATGTACAATCTTGCCTTAAAAGAAATTGAAGTTAGCAAAGCGTCAATTATTGCCACAGCAGAGCCAGTAGTTGCCATAGTTTTAGCATATTTAATCTTTGGAGAATCTTTAACATTAAAACAAATCCTTGGAGCAATTTTTATAATAGGTTCCCTACTTATTCACAAAAAATAAAAATGATGTATCCCATTAGATATAATTCTGATCTATAAAACCCTTAGGTGAGGATCATGATAGTCATCTTAAACAACGGCGGGCAGTATGTTCACAGGATATACAGGAGTTTGAAATACATTGGAGTTCCTTCAAAAATCATTCCAAATACAACACCTTTGGAAGAGATTGAGAAAAATGAAGAAATAAAGGGCATCATATTAAGTGGAGGACCAGATATTGAAAAAGGTAAGAACTGTATAGATATAGCGTTAAATGCAAAACTTCCAGTATTGGGAATTTGCTTGGGACATCAACTCATAGCAAAAGCATACGGCGGAGAGGTTGGAAGAGCGGAGGCAGAAGAATATGCAAGTACAAAGGTTTATGTCATAGAGGAGAATGATTTATTCAAAAATGTCCCAAAAGAATTCAACGCTTGGGCATCACACAAGGATGAAGTTAAAAAAGTTCCAGAGGATTTTGAGGTTCTTGTATACTCAGATATATGTGAAGTTGAGGCAATGAAGCATAAGAAAAAACCAATTTATGGAGTTCAATTCCACCCTGAGGTAGCACATACTGAATACGGTTCAGAAATTTTAAAGAACTTCTGCAGAGTGTGTGGATTTAAGTTTGATGAATAATTACATAACAAAAAATAACGTATCAAAAAAGTTAAATTGGAGTACTACAGAATGTTTAATGTGGTAAGATAGGAGATGATACCATGCAAATATTTAGCATGGAATTTGATACCTTTGCAATATCCATACTTATATTTTGCGTATTTCTAATATTAATGTCCATCTTAATCCACATATGGTCATCAAAGGTTGGAAAAGAATTATTCAATAGTAAAAATTAGTCTCTCATATTCTTAGAATCCCATTCATTTTTTGTGGTAAAACATTCATTAATAAATAGACAACATAATATATTATTTGCTGATTTTGTGTTATATACTGTTTTTACATAATTTTTAGCATGATGGTGTTTTTAGAAGGTTTTTGTAATTAGGAAACGATTTATACTATTGAACAAAATGTAGGCATAATGTATCCACAACATTATCATCAAAAGAACGATTAATATATTTGTTAAAATGAGGTGTTATAGCCATGAATAACTATTTTGAATTTTTTTTAAAAAAGATGAGGGAAAAATATCTAAAAAAAAGAAAGGAATCAAATCCAAATAAACCAATTGCTACTTGGATTCAAGATGATATTTTTTTGGATAAAAGTGTTGGGAAATCTCTCACAATAATATTGAGAACTGTTGGATGTAGATGGGCGTACCAAAGCGGAGGATGTACGATGTGTAGTTACTTAATGGAGTCTTCTCCATCCCCAATATCTACAGAGAATTTAAAGAGGCAGTTTGATTATGCCATTGAAAAAGTAAAAGATTTAGATGAATTCAGTGTAAAAATCTTCACATCTGGAAGTTTTTTGGATGAATTTGAAGTGCCAGAAGAGGCAAGGGAATATATTTTTGAGAAGTTGGGGGAATTGGAGGAAGAAGGAAAACTAAAAGAGATTGCAATTGAATCACGACCAGAATTTATAACAGAGGAGAATTTAAAGAACATTAGGGGATATATAAAAAATATAAATGTTGAGATTGGTGTTGGTATTGAGACGTTTAACGAAGAGATTAGAAACATTGCTATTCATAAGGGGGTTAAAACAGAAGATATAATAAATGCCATAAACACCACAAAAAAGTATAATGTTGGAATAAAGGCGTATCTATTAATAAAACCCCTATTTATAACTGAAAAAGATGCCATATTGGATGCAATAAACTCAGGAAATAGGGCATTTGAGATTGGATGTAGTAGAGTTTCTTTCTGCCCAGCAACAGTTCATAAAGGAACGTTAATGGAATACTTCTGGTCAAAAAACCAATATCGCCCTCCATTTTTATGGAGTATAGTTGAAATATTAAAAAATGTTAAATCAAAAAATCAAGATAGGATAGTTATGTGCGATACCTCTGGAATTCCAACAAAAAGGGGAGCACATAATAAACTTAACTGTGAATGCAACTATAAAATAAAAAATGCAATAGAAAAATTTACCCTAACACAAGATATTGATGTTTTGGATATTGAATGCAAATGCAAAAAATATTGGGAAAGTTTTATTGAAATGGAAGAGAGAAATATTGTTCCTTTGGGGGATGTTAATTTATCTTTTGAATGAATCTACTATCTTTTTTAAAGTATCTTCCAATTCCTGCAAATAACTTTCATAATTCTCTTCATTAACAACCATATAATCTGCAAGTGCTATGACCCCACCAATGGAAAAGCCCAACTCCCTCATGTCCCTCTTAACAAACTCGTCCCAATCCATAGCGTCATCTTCTCTCTGTCTCTTGATCAACCTTCCAAATCGTGTTTTTGGAGATGCATGTATGGCAATAGTTAAAAATGGATAGTGCTTTTTAAAATAGTTGACTTCATATAAACTCCTAACGCCCTCAATTATAACAAAATCACAATCTGCAAAATATTCCTCAACATATTTTAAGCAAGGCACTGCAATAGCCTCTTTTCCATACATCTCCCTCAACTTTATTGCCATATTTCCAACATTTTCAGGGGTTAGTTCTAAACCACTTTTTCTTGTTTCTTCCCTAACCACATCTCCCATTGAAACTACTGGAATGTTGAACTTTTTTGCTATTTTCTTTATGGCACTCTTTCCAGAGCCGGGCATTCCTGTAATTCCTATTAACACCTTAACCATGATATCCTCCTACACCCAACTTTCTGAAGAAAAAATTTTGAATAAATTGACAATTGAACTATACGTTGCTTAATGTTTTCATAGTAACATTGTATGTATGATTTATTGAGTCTATGTTGTTGTATCCAATTTCCTTTGAACTTGCAATTATGTAATATCCTGCAATTGCTGCAGCAACTATAACAACAAGTAAAAGAACCGAGAACTCTAAGGATATCTGTCCCCTAACAGATAGAATTTTTATAAATTTTTTAATTTTTTCTGACATAACATCACCTAATTAACAAAAAATAGTTTAAATTTTATGGTTATATAGTTTTTGAAATTATGGTTGTTTGCGAATTTTTTGCAGTTATTCAACAATAGGTCAATAATAGAAAATGGTGGTATTGTGCTTATTATAAGGAAACCTAGGAAAAAGAAGGATGAAATTGAGGTTGTGGATTTGGTTAATGAGAAAAAATATTACGCATTATTGAGAAAAGATGGAAACAAGTTGAGGGCGTATAAATGTAGAGAGGAGGATAAATTAATCCAACCAGCAAGATTTATGAATATTTTAAAGAATAACAAAATCCTCCTAAGCAAGGATGAAGAAACTCTAAAAATAGAGAATTTTTTAAAAACAAATAATTTAAAGTATGAATACATTGAATTGTGTCCATTTTGCTTAACAAAAGGAGAATATAAGGAAGTTTATGATAAATACCGTTTTTATGGGAGATTTATATGCTTAGATTGTGCTATTGAAGAGATTAGGAATGAGATTAATATTAATGAGGAGTTCATTAGAAAACTTTTGAAGAGATTTGGGGATGTTGAAAAAGTAATGGAAATATTTAAAACAAATAAACCATTGGATAATCCAGAACTAACAAGATATGATGTTTTAGTGGGTAGTGAGGAGGACAAAATAAAAAACTACAAAATAGATGAACTAAACATTCCAGAGGGTTTAAAGGAAATTATAAAGAAGAGAGGGATAGAAGAACTCCTTCCAGTCCAAACACTATCTGTTAAAGGTGGGTTATTGGAGAATAAGAACCTCCTCATAATGTCAGCCACATCTTCTGGAAAAACCCTTATTGGTGAACTTGCAGGGATTAAAAATCTCTTAGATGGTAAAGGGAAGTTTTTGTTTTTAGTGCCACTTGTAGCACTGGCAAATCAAAAGTATATTGAATTTAAAGAGAGATATGAAAAATTAGGGTTAAAAGTATCTTTAAGGGTTGGAATGGGGAGATTGAGTAAACCAAAGGAAGAAATAAACACAGATCTAAATGCGGATATTATTGTTGGAACTTATGAAGGGATTGATTATTTAATAAGAACTAAAAAATTAAAGGATGTTGGAACTGTTGTTATTGATGAGATTCATTCCCTCAACATAGAAGATAGGGGGGCGAGATTGGATGGGTTAATTGGAAGGTTGAGGAATTTATTTAATGTCCAAATGATTTATCTATCTGCTACAATTGGAAATCCAGAGGAACTTGCAAAAAAACTAAATGCAAAGGCAATAATCTACAACGGAAGACCAGTTCCATTGGAGAGGCACATAATATTTGCAAAGAACGAATACAACAAGTTGAATTTGATTAGAGAGATTGTAAATAGGGAATTTAACACCATTTCTAAATATAACTACAGAGGGCAGAGTTTAATCTTCACCTACTCAAGAAAAAGAGCAGAATACATAGCAAGGTTTTTAAACTCAAAAGGCATTAAGGCAGATTTTTATCACGGAGGCATGGAGTATTCAAGGAGGAGAAAGGTAGAGGATGATTTTTTAAACCAAAAAATCATGTGTGTTGTAACAACTGCAGCACTTGCCGCAGGGGTTGATTTTCCAGCATCTACAGTAATACTTGAAAGTTTGGCTATGGGTGGGGATTGGTTAAATCCCTCTGAATTCCAACAGATG
This genomic window contains:
- a CDS encoding phosphoadenosine phosphosulfate reductase domain-containing protein, translating into MEEVKCEMCLHTSKTRKIYDYEGKKLCKECIITLKYPRDFEKMKKEVEEFLSKSRKNKKYHCIVALSGGKDSVVALYLVKEKFKLNPLCVTVDNKYLAKEAIENCYNITRYLGIDWVVLQRDYTKLFEETINKGESPCRKCSEWNMREIWRIAKLMDIDVIITGHELPFGTTAIREMKEGIKMVRLLAPYRLTEEERYNILKKLPWKNPNLRGYTTNCLVLGVALERFYKKYGFSFEFDRISAMVRFGLMSREKAMEALECPKVPREVYKELKRRGLKINFEGDNES
- a CDS encoding ABC transporter substrate-binding protein, which translates into the protein MTNYPTVAFFYWSSTKGPYVWGAQNFRSKWINMIKGEYFFNDIPGTGGSYMDKETFYERAMNADVVILHTMGKNITTKEQLLSLNPDFANFKAFKNGRFYALPYDNSKKEVLDPAGIMLDYAKVVHPEVFGLFP
- a CDS encoding GMP synthase subunit A, yielding MIVILNNGGQYVHRIYRSLKYIGVPSKIIPNTTPLEEIEKNEEIKGIILSGGPDIEKGKNCIDIALNAKLPVLGICLGHQLIAKAYGGEVGRAEAEEYASTKVYVIEENDLFKNVPKEFNAWASHKDEVKKVPEDFEVLVYSDICEVEAMKHKKKPIYGVQFHPEVAHTEYGSEILKNFCRVCGFKFDE
- a CDS encoding archaeosine biosynthesis radical SAM protein RaSEA gives rise to the protein MNNYFEFFLKKMREKYLKKRKESNPNKPIATWIQDDIFLDKSVGKSLTIILRTVGCRWAYQSGGCTMCSYLMESSPSPISTENLKRQFDYAIEKVKDLDEFSVKIFTSGSFLDEFEVPEEAREYIFEKLGELEEEGKLKEIAIESRPEFITEENLKNIRGYIKNINVEIGVGIETFNEEIRNIAIHKGVKTEDIINAINTTKKYNVGIKAYLLIKPLFITEKDAILDAINSGNRAFEIGCSRVSFCPATVHKGTLMEYFWSKNQYRPPFLWSIVEILKNVKSKNQDRIVMCDTSGIPTKRGAHNKLNCECNYKIKNAIEKFTLTQDIDVLDIECKCKKYWESFIEMEERNIVPLGDVNLSFE
- a CDS encoding AAA family ATPase, whose amino-acid sequence is MVKVLIGITGMPGSGKSAIKKIAKKFNIPVVSMGDVVREETRKSGLELTPENVGNMAIKLREMYGKEAIAVPCLKYVEEYFADCDFVIIEGVRSLYEVNYFKKHYPFLTIAIHASPKTRFGRLIKRQREDDAMDWDEFVKRDMRELGFSIGGVIALADYMVVNEENYESYLQELEDTLKKIVDSFKR
- a CDS encoding class III signal peptide-containing protein, translated to MSEKIKKFIKILSVRGQISLEFSVLLLVVIVAAAIAGYYIIASSKEIGYNNIDSINHTYNVTMKTLSNV
- a CDS encoding DEAD/DEAH box helicase, whose protein sequence is MLIIRKPRKKKDEIEVVDLVNEKKYYALLRKDGNKLRAYKCREEDKLIQPARFMNILKNNKILLSKDEETLKIENFLKTNNLKYEYIELCPFCLTKGEYKEVYDKYRFYGRFICLDCAIEEIRNEININEEFIRKLLKRFGDVEKVMEIFKTNKPLDNPELTRYDVLVGSEEDKIKNYKIDELNIPEGLKEIIKKRGIEELLPVQTLSVKGGLLENKNLLIMSATSSGKTLIGELAGIKNLLDGKGKFLFLVPLVALANQKYIEFKERYEKLGLKVSLRVGMGRLSKPKEEINTDLNADIIVGTYEGIDYLIRTKKLKDVGTVVIDEIHSLNIEDRGARLDGLIGRLRNLFNVQMIYLSATIGNPEELAKKLNAKAIIYNGRPVPLERHIIFAKNEYNKLNLIREIVNREFNTISKYNYRGQSLIFTYSRKRAEYIARFLNSKGIKADFYHGGMEYSRRRKVEDDFLNQKIMCVVTTAALAAGVDFPASTVILESLAMGGDWLNPSEFQQMCGRAGRKGMHDIGKVYLLVEIGKKYHAKMEMSEDEVAFKLLNSEPEDVDVEYNEDEELEQILATITSGVNNKFELDRVPLLGRNLDLNYVIGKLEDYGMVDMVGNNIHPTKYGYATSISFLYPKDAEAIREAIKNKEEIMELIVKILPFDNIYISPSLKNKLSRIFHINIPSRFVDALQIIRENFEKVREKHLKEMLIPIILEFEEEDVIPKISKTIINLRMNKKTPSQISKILYEDYRIQTYSGDIYTYLENVIKLLDAIERIGNIYNKNYAIKAKELKERIENPYQ